The following are encoded in a window of Rhodothermus bifroesti genomic DNA:
- a CDS encoding type IX secretion system plug protein domain-containing protein: MVHLATTRACGAACLLLLLVGACAATQEAGQPVGAARAQHAPTLPSRIGPGLLPDGEAVGLVQLYQGEDERQWPILRLGSRDYLTLSFDLLAAQARPLSIYFYHADYRWQRDLLPAEYLASFHRDDLLAAEPSIHTDLAYQHYVYRFPNESIQFRLSGNYILRVTEQGQEDAVLFERAFFVVEPRLQVELAFDAFLGSQAAQQVRPLARFQVPVEMSAAVFDFTVCFARNGGFEAVRCSRRPLLDEQPMVSFTLAPEEAFPPEPADYFLDLSTLQPGGRIQRVDRGTQPPEVWLEPDYVRFGGSDVEPLLAGQSVVTAVVRDAPGDPSVAAAYVRVRFRLVPERPLGREVFLIGSFSGWQVRPAYRMRWHPEQRYYEGEALVKQGWHAYRYVLGGDVALRANAQAMPRSENVYTALVYFRDSSRGTDRLLGIGNQTAP, from the coding sequence ATGGTACACTTGGCTACAACGCGCGCTTGCGGGGCGGCCTGCCTACTGCTGCTTTTAGTGGGAGCCTGTGCCGCAACCCAAGAGGCTGGACAGCCTGTAGGCGCTGCTCGTGCGCAACATGCACCAACACTACCTAGCAGGATAGGCCCGGGTTTGCTCCCAGATGGAGAAGCGGTGGGATTGGTGCAGCTCTACCAAGGAGAAGATGAGCGCCAGTGGCCGATCTTACGCCTAGGAAGCCGCGATTATTTGACCCTAAGCTTTGATCTTTTGGCGGCCCAGGCACGGCCGCTTTCGATTTACTTTTATCATGCCGATTACCGTTGGCAGCGCGACCTATTGCCCGCAGAGTATCTGGCGTCGTTTCACCGAGACGATCTGCTGGCGGCTGAACCTTCGATCCATACTGACTTGGCCTACCAGCATTACGTGTATCGCTTCCCTAACGAAAGCATCCAGTTTCGGCTAAGCGGGAACTACATTCTTCGGGTGACCGAACAAGGGCAGGAAGATGCCGTTTTGTTTGAGCGAGCGTTTTTTGTGGTTGAGCCCAGGTTACAGGTGGAGCTCGCTTTCGATGCGTTTCTGGGGAGTCAGGCTGCGCAGCAGGTGCGGCCGCTAGCTCGCTTCCAGGTGCCCGTTGAAATGAGTGCCGCAGTGTTCGACTTTACGGTTTGCTTTGCCCGTAACGGAGGTTTTGAAGCAGTGCGCTGCAGCCGACGGCCACTTTTGGACGAACAGCCTATGGTGAGTTTTACGTTAGCACCTGAAGAAGCTTTTCCACCGGAGCCTGCCGACTATTTTCTGGACCTAAGCACCTTGCAACCCGGAGGGCGCATTCAGCGTGTCGACCGAGGCACGCAGCCGCCGGAGGTGTGGTTGGAGCCGGATTACGTACGTTTTGGCGGAAGTGATGTCGAGCCGCTTTTGGCTGGGCAGTCGGTGGTAACCGCGGTAGTGCGTGATGCGCCTGGCGATCCTAGCGTGGCTGCCGCGTATGTGCGGGTACGTTTTCGATTGGTGCCTGAGCGACCTTTGGGCCGAGAAGTATTTCTCATAGGCAGTTTTTCAGGATGGCAAGTGCGACCTGCTTATCGAATGCGCTGGCATCCAGAGCAGCGTTACTATGAAGGAGAAGCCTTGGTGAAGCAGGGTTGGCATGCTTACCGCTATGTGCTTGGCGGCGACGTTGCATTGCGGGCAAATGCACAAGCAATGCCGCGCTCGGAAAATGTATACACTGCCTTGGTGTACTTTCGCGACAGCAGCCGCGGCACCGATCGGCTCCTTGGGATAGGGAATCAAACCGCACCGTAA
- a CDS encoding DUF3078 domain-containing protein, which translates to MLKIKNLFVVFIGISTPLQAAPHGLADTTQVWWKRSLGARLSATQASFSHWAEGGLSALALSGAINGTFERLSPAWRQLYDIRLSLGVVKQDTLELRKAEDVIRVAASLQYRGDGFFGLFNPTLSADVRTQFASGYNYTKNPFGDGRQPPVKVSDLFSPAIFNQALGLTYQPDGWFRQRLGVGAKETVVLLERLRALYGLAPNQTVRFEVGVESRTELDRQLFENVRLKSRLGLFGAFNKPDLPDMLWENLLEMQVNSWLGTSLEVVALYDRDISRRVQLKEVFSLGVTIKLI; encoded by the coding sequence ATGCTGAAAATTAAAAACTTGTTTGTAGTATTCATAGGGATATCTACACCACTGCAAGCTGCGCCACATGGTTTAGCGGATACGACACAGGTTTGGTGGAAGCGGTCGCTGGGGGCTCGGCTTTCGGCCACGCAAGCTTCTTTTAGTCATTGGGCTGAAGGAGGACTGAGCGCATTGGCCCTTTCGGGAGCAATCAATGGAACGTTTGAGCGCTTGTCGCCGGCCTGGCGCCAACTCTACGACATACGCCTCTCGCTAGGGGTGGTAAAGCAGGATACGCTAGAGCTGCGTAAGGCTGAGGATGTGATTCGGGTAGCCGCTTCTTTGCAGTATCGGGGGGATGGATTTTTTGGCTTGTTTAATCCAACGTTGTCGGCAGATGTGCGCACGCAATTTGCCTCAGGCTACAACTACACCAAAAATCCGTTTGGTGACGGACGTCAGCCACCGGTAAAGGTGTCGGACTTGTTTTCGCCGGCCATTTTTAACCAAGCCCTAGGGCTTACCTATCAGCCCGACGGCTGGTTTCGCCAGCGGCTAGGCGTGGGTGCCAAAGAGACGGTAGTATTGCTGGAGCGTCTACGTGCACTTTACGGATTAGCCCCAAATCAAACGGTACGCTTTGAGGTTGGGGTAGAATCTCGCACAGAGCTAGACCGGCAGCTTTTTGAAAATGTGCGGCTTAAGTCCCGTCTCGGGCTTTTTGGCGCCTTCAACAAGCCTGATCTTCCGGATATGCTTTGGGAAAACCTGCTTGAAATGCAGGTCAATAGCTGGTTAGGGACGAGTTTGGAAGTGGTGGCCTTGTATGACCGGGACATCAGTCGCCGCGTGCAACTCAAGGAAGTGTTTTCGTTGGGCGTTACCATTAAGTTGATTTGA
- the dnaE gene encoding DNA polymerase III subunit alpha translates to MEHFCHLHCHTQYSLLDGAARIESLLKRAAAYDISAVAITDHGNLFGAPEFYRTAEKMGLQPIIGCEFYLTPGSRFDRNERTRYHQVLLAKNETGYRNLIKLSSLSYLEGYYYKPRIDRELLVQYREGLIATTCCLQGEIPQTLLEQGEAAARKVFEWYLELFGEDYYIEIQDHGLLEQKKVNAVLLRWAKEYGVKVLATNDVHYVDRTDAEAHDVLLCLQTGKDLSDPNRMRFDNDQFYLKSPAEMRQALLADIPPSLVDEMMATTAEVAEKCRFQLPLGRLLMPHYPIPAEYGGDMDAYLRDLVFQGAHRRYGDPLPQAVAERLEFELSVIQKMGFAGYFLIVQDFTTAARQLGVRVGPGRGSAAGSAVAYCLGITNIDPLKYDLLFERFLNPERVSMPDIDIDFDDRGRGKVIDYVVQKYGRENVCQIITFGTMGAKMAIRDVARVLGIPLAQADRIAKLIPEGPKVTLAEAYEEVPELRALKQSSDPQIRKLLHYAEVLEGSVRHTGVHAAGVIIAPGRLSDYIPIAIAKGKDNDTITTQYDGKWIEEFGLLKMDFLGLKTLTILNDTLALVKANHGLELDLDQIPLDDPKTFELFQRGETVAIFQFESEGMREWLRKLKPTSIDDLIAMNALYRPGPMDLIPKYIARKHGLEPVEYPHPLLEPVLKNTYGIPVYQEQVMEMARVIAGYTLGQADLLRRAMGKKKPEEMKRHREVFREGAARLHGIPTEKADEIFDMMEKFAGYGFNKSHSAAYSIVAYQTAYLKANFPAEFMAAAMTSEMGDTKKLAVVLDEARRMGLELLPPSINHSQAHFTVEAGRIRFGLGAIKGVGLSAIEAIIQARQKHGPFRTIFDLVRHVDLRVVNKKVLEALVRSGALDDLEGHRAQKLEAIDLALQYAQKFQGEQLLGQASLFGASGSRSALPEPNLPVVQPWSRAQCLKEERELIGFYVTGHPLEAYRAEVNAFATATLAGLSRMLEATDATPEINGAANGYTNGSAHGFTAQPNRPRHRICGIITELQRRTGRNGRPMAFAAIEDFTGQGELVLFSSVLERALPHLEVDAVVLVEGQVEVRGGNVKILVDEVWPMWKVRELVEVLVVQINLEQVTVEQIERFHALCTAHPGTCKLQFDLLSPQFPNGHQRLVSRQCLVELSDRFLQQTLKLFGAEAVRLESRRLSSMRT, encoded by the coding sequence ATGGAGCACTTTTGCCATCTGCACTGCCACACCCAGTACTCGCTGCTTGACGGGGCTGCCCGGATCGAATCCTTGCTGAAGCGAGCGGCTGCCTACGACATATCGGCTGTCGCCATCACCGATCACGGCAATTTGTTTGGTGCCCCTGAATTTTACCGCACCGCTGAAAAGATGGGTCTCCAACCCATTATCGGCTGTGAGTTTTATTTGACACCGGGCAGTCGTTTCGATCGCAACGAACGCACCCGTTACCATCAAGTCTTGCTGGCCAAAAACGAAACTGGCTATCGTAACCTCATCAAGCTTTCTTCGCTGTCCTACCTCGAAGGCTACTACTACAAGCCACGCATCGATCGCGAGCTTTTGGTGCAATATCGCGAGGGGTTGATTGCCACAACATGCTGTTTGCAAGGCGAAATTCCCCAAACCCTTCTCGAACAGGGCGAGGCTGCTGCACGCAAAGTCTTTGAGTGGTATTTGGAACTGTTTGGCGAGGATTACTACATCGAAATTCAGGATCACGGCCTCCTAGAGCAGAAAAAAGTCAATGCCGTTTTGCTTCGCTGGGCTAAGGAATACGGCGTCAAGGTGCTAGCCACCAACGACGTACACTATGTCGATCGCACCGATGCCGAAGCCCACGACGTATTGCTCTGCCTACAAACGGGCAAGGACCTTTCAGATCCAAACCGGATGCGGTTTGATAACGACCAGTTCTATCTCAAAAGCCCTGCTGAAATGCGCCAGGCCCTACTGGCCGATATCCCTCCTTCTTTAGTCGATGAGATGATGGCCACAACAGCTGAGGTAGCCGAAAAGTGTCGCTTTCAGCTTCCTCTAGGCCGACTGCTCATGCCCCACTATCCTATCCCGGCCGAGTACGGCGGCGACATGGATGCCTACCTGCGCGACTTGGTCTTTCAGGGGGCGCACCGTCGCTATGGCGATCCTTTACCTCAAGCTGTTGCCGAGCGCCTGGAGTTCGAACTGTCGGTTATCCAAAAGATGGGGTTTGCCGGGTATTTTTTGATTGTGCAGGATTTCACTACCGCAGCGCGCCAGCTAGGGGTGCGCGTTGGACCAGGGCGCGGATCAGCTGCCGGAAGTGCCGTGGCCTATTGCCTGGGCATCACGAACATTGATCCGCTAAAGTATGACCTCCTTTTTGAGCGGTTTTTGAACCCTGAACGCGTCTCCATGCCCGATATCGACATCGACTTTGATGACCGAGGCCGAGGCAAAGTGATTGACTACGTGGTGCAAAAATACGGCCGGGAAAACGTCTGTCAAATTATTACGTTTGGCACGATGGGGGCCAAAATGGCTATTCGCGACGTGGCCCGCGTGCTGGGCATTCCACTTGCACAAGCCGACCGTATCGCCAAGCTCATCCCCGAAGGGCCTAAAGTTACACTGGCTGAGGCCTACGAAGAGGTACCCGAGCTTCGCGCACTTAAGCAAAGCAGCGATCCGCAAATCCGTAAGTTACTGCATTACGCCGAAGTGCTCGAGGGCTCCGTCCGGCATACAGGCGTACATGCTGCAGGGGTCATCATTGCTCCAGGCCGGCTCAGTGACTACATCCCCATCGCCATCGCCAAAGGGAAAGACAACGACACCATCACGACCCAGTACGACGGCAAGTGGATCGAGGAGTTCGGTCTCCTCAAAATGGACTTTCTTGGACTCAAAACGCTTACCATTCTCAACGATACACTGGCCCTCGTCAAAGCAAACCATGGTTTAGAGCTTGACCTGGATCAAATTCCGCTTGACGATCCCAAGACTTTTGAACTGTTTCAGCGGGGCGAAACGGTGGCCATCTTCCAGTTTGAATCCGAAGGCATGCGCGAGTGGCTTCGCAAGCTGAAACCTACCTCGATCGACGATCTGATCGCCATGAACGCGCTTTACCGGCCAGGGCCCATGGACTTAATTCCAAAGTACATTGCACGTAAACATGGCCTAGAGCCGGTTGAATACCCCCACCCACTGCTTGAACCTGTCCTCAAAAACACCTATGGCATTCCCGTCTATCAGGAGCAGGTCATGGAGATGGCCCGCGTCATTGCAGGCTACACGCTCGGCCAAGCCGATTTGCTGCGAAGGGCCATGGGCAAAAAAAAGCCCGAAGAGATGAAGCGGCATCGCGAAGTCTTTCGCGAAGGAGCCGCGCGCCTACACGGCATTCCAACCGAAAAGGCCGACGAAATTTTCGACATGATGGAAAAGTTCGCTGGCTATGGCTTTAACAAGAGCCATAGTGCCGCCTACTCCATTGTGGCCTACCAGACAGCCTATCTGAAAGCCAACTTTCCGGCCGAATTCATGGCGGCAGCCATGACCAGCGAAATGGGCGACACAAAAAAGCTGGCTGTTGTGCTTGACGAAGCCCGCCGTATGGGTCTGGAACTGCTGCCTCCTTCGATTAACCACAGCCAAGCGCACTTTACGGTTGAAGCAGGCCGCATCCGCTTTGGCCTTGGCGCCATCAAAGGCGTTGGTTTGAGCGCCATTGAAGCCATCATCCAGGCACGCCAAAAGCATGGCCCCTTCCGTACGATTTTCGACCTGGTGCGCCATGTCGATTTGCGGGTGGTCAATAAAAAAGTGCTGGAAGCCCTGGTACGCTCTGGCGCCCTGGATGATCTTGAGGGCCACCGGGCACAAAAGCTAGAGGCGATTGATCTGGCATTGCAGTACGCCCAGAAGTTTCAGGGGGAGCAGCTTCTTGGCCAGGCTTCGCTTTTTGGTGCTAGCGGCTCCCGCTCGGCCCTCCCCGAACCCAACTTGCCCGTGGTTCAGCCCTGGTCACGTGCCCAGTGTTTGAAAGAAGAACGCGAACTAATCGGCTTTTATGTCACAGGCCATCCCCTTGAGGCCTACCGTGCCGAGGTCAATGCCTTTGCTACGGCCACACTGGCCGGGCTATCGCGCATGCTCGAAGCTACCGACGCAACGCCGGAAATCAATGGTGCGGCCAATGGATATACGAATGGATCGGCTCATGGCTTTACCGCACAGCCCAACCGGCCACGCCACCGCATTTGTGGCATTATCACCGAGCTGCAGCGCCGAACTGGCCGAAACGGCCGCCCCATGGCATTTGCCGCCATTGAAGATTTTACCGGGCAAGGCGAGCTCGTGCTGTTTTCATCGGTGCTGGAACGTGCATTGCCACACTTAGAAGTGGATGCCGTAGTCCTGGTCGAAGGTCAGGTAGAAGTACGTGGCGGCAATGTAAAAATACTGGTAGACGAAGTTTGGCCCATGTGGAAGGTGCGGGAGCTCGTGGAAGTCTTGGTAGTCCAAATTAACCTAGAGCAAGTGACCGTAGAGCAGATTGAGCGTTTTCATGCATTGTGCACTGCGCATCCAGGGACCTGCAAGCTGCAATTCGATCTACTGAGCCCGCAATTCCCCAACGGACACCAGCGTCTGGTGAGTCGCCAATGCCTGGTTGAGCTCAGTGACCGTTTTTTGCAACAGACACTGAAGCTTTTTGGCGCCGAAGCCGTCCGTCTTGAAAGCCGTCGCCTATCCTCTATGCGCACATAA
- a CDS encoding Do family serine endopeptidase: protein MQRKRTLSIVALLVIAFLAGVLFTTAGANLLGLGERATTPTLASQETGGTRLTNLDASSLEEAFIAVAERVNPTVVQIRSEKIIRRRPFTWNPFEGTPFEDFFNFRIPNQPEEFRSQGLGSGVIIRADGYVVTNNHVVEGADELQVVLFDGSTYSAKIVGTDPQSDLAVLKIEAQNLPYISMGDASTIRVGQWVLAFGSPLSEQLSNTVTAGIISAINRYTSFGQAVQNYIQTDAAINPGNSGGPLVNLRGELIGINTAIMTRTGGYQGIGFAIPVDVVQYVVPQLIASGRVERARLGVQYTAASPAVIRALNLPHGAAQVVSVEEGSAAEKAGIRPGDIIVAVDGQELTNSLQLSKLIGTRKPGEEIKITINRDGEKRTVTVRLGSAPADNPTASSSPSPSGGEGSASKLKQELGISIADLTPALAQRFGLENTDVQGVLITDVDPASAAYREANLRSGLLIIEVDRKPVRNVREFEQVYKAIKPGAMFLLRVRDPQSNGTLVTALRKPS from the coding sequence ATGCAACGCAAACGTACGCTGTCGATTGTGGCGCTGCTGGTTATCGCTTTTCTGGCCGGCGTGCTGTTTACCACAGCCGGAGCTAACCTGTTGGGCCTGGGAGAACGTGCCACTACCCCCACACTGGCCAGCCAAGAAACCGGTGGCACACGCTTAACGAACCTGGATGCCAGCTCGCTCGAGGAAGCGTTCATCGCCGTAGCGGAGCGGGTGAATCCTACCGTGGTCCAGATTCGCTCTGAAAAGATTATCCGCCGCCGGCCCTTTACGTGGAATCCGTTTGAGGGAACACCGTTTGAGGACTTTTTCAACTTCCGCATTCCCAATCAGCCTGAAGAGTTTCGCTCGCAGGGCTTAGGCTCGGGGGTGATCATTCGTGCCGACGGTTACGTGGTCACCAACAACCACGTTGTTGAGGGGGCCGACGAGCTGCAGGTGGTGCTGTTCGATGGCAGCACCTATAGCGCCAAGATTGTAGGCACTGATCCTCAAAGCGACCTGGCTGTGCTCAAGATCGAGGCCCAGAACCTGCCCTACATCTCCATGGGCGATGCAAGCACAATCCGCGTAGGGCAATGGGTACTGGCCTTTGGATCACCCCTTTCTGAGCAGCTGAGCAATACGGTAACCGCGGGCATCATCAGTGCGATTAACCGCTACACGAGCTTTGGCCAAGCAGTGCAAAACTACATCCAGACCGATGCTGCCATTAACCCAGGCAACTCGGGCGGCCCGCTGGTCAACCTGCGCGGAGAGCTGATTGGGATCAACACGGCTATTATGACCCGTACGGGAGGCTATCAGGGCATTGGCTTTGCCATCCCAGTGGACGTGGTACAATACGTGGTACCCCAGCTTATCGCAAGCGGCAGGGTAGAACGGGCACGGCTCGGGGTGCAATACACAGCAGCCTCGCCGGCGGTGATCCGCGCGCTCAACCTGCCTCATGGCGCAGCTCAGGTGGTTTCGGTTGAGGAAGGCTCAGCCGCCGAAAAAGCAGGCATCCGGCCAGGCGACATTATCGTTGCCGTCGATGGGCAAGAGCTAACCAATTCGCTGCAGCTTTCTAAACTGATTGGTACGCGCAAACCAGGCGAAGAAATCAAAATCACGATCAACCGCGACGGAGAAAAGCGCACGGTTACCGTACGCCTGGGTTCTGCACCGGCAGACAACCCGACAGCCTCCAGCAGTCCTTCTCCTAGCGGCGGAGAAGGCTCAGCCTCTAAGCTCAAACAAGAGCTAGGCATCTCGATTGCCGACCTGACGCCGGCGTTGGCGCAGCGCTTTGGCCTAGAAAACACCGATGTGCAAGGCGTGCTTATTACGGATGTGGATCCTGCCAGCGCCGCTTACCGCGAAGCCAACTTGCGCAGCGGCCTTCTGATCATCGAAGTCGACCGCAAACCGGTGCGCAATGTGCGGGAGTTTGAGCAGGTTTACAAAGCCATTAAGCCTGGAGCTATGTTTCTGCTGCGCGTACGGGACCCGCAGTCGAACGGCACGCTCGTTACTGCACTACGCAAACCTTCTTAA
- the groL gene encoding chaperonin GroEL (60 kDa chaperone family; promotes refolding of misfolded polypeptides especially under stressful conditions; forms two stacked rings of heptamers to form a barrel-shaped 14mer; ends can be capped by GroES; misfolded proteins enter the barrel where they are refolded when GroES binds) — MAAKQITFNADARMALKRGVDKLADAVKVTLGPKGRNVIIEKKFGAPTVTKDGVTVAKEIELEDKLENVGAQMVKEVASKTSDVAGDGTTTATVLAQAILTAGLKSVTAGSNPMDLKRGIDKAVEVVVAELRKMSQEVQDKNRIAQVATISANGDKAIGQLIADAFEKVGKDGVITVEEAKGTETTLEVVEGMQFDRGYLSPYFVTNPDTMEAVLEDAYILIHDKKISAMKDLLPILEKVVQTGKPLLIIAEDVEGEALATLVVNKLRGVLKVAAVKAPGFGDRRKAMLEDIAILTGGTVVSEEKGYRLENATLDYLGQAERIIVDKDNTTIVGGKGDPAQIKARANQIRQQIEETTSDYDREKLQERLAKLSGGVAVLKIGAATEPEMKEKKARVEDALHATRAAVEEGIVPGGGVAYIRAIPALDKVEVENEDQKIGVQIVQRALEEPLRQIAENAGWEGSIVVQRVKDGKDDFGFNAQTEEFGNLLEQGVIDPTKVARTALENAASVAGLLLTTEAVVAEKPEKEKAPATPSAGDMDF; from the coding sequence ATGGCTGCGAAGCAGATTACGTTTAATGCGGATGCGCGCATGGCGCTCAAGCGCGGCGTCGACAAACTGGCCGATGCCGTAAAGGTTACGCTGGGTCCGAAGGGGCGCAACGTGATCATTGAGAAGAAGTTTGGTGCGCCGACCGTTACGAAAGATGGGGTAACGGTGGCTAAGGAGATTGAGTTGGAAGATAAACTTGAAAACGTCGGTGCCCAGATGGTCAAAGAGGTCGCCTCGAAGACAAGCGACGTGGCCGGTGATGGTACGACGACGGCGACCGTCTTGGCACAGGCGATCTTGACGGCGGGGTTGAAGAGCGTTACGGCTGGGTCTAACCCAATGGACCTCAAGCGGGGTATTGACAAAGCTGTCGAAGTGGTTGTGGCTGAGCTGCGCAAGATGAGCCAAGAGGTGCAGGACAAGAACCGCATTGCGCAGGTAGCCACGATCTCAGCTAATGGCGACAAAGCGATCGGGCAGTTGATTGCCGATGCGTTTGAAAAAGTCGGCAAGGATGGCGTGATCACGGTCGAAGAGGCCAAAGGCACCGAGACGACGCTTGAGGTCGTCGAAGGGATGCAGTTCGACCGGGGTTACCTGTCGCCTTACTTTGTGACCAACCCCGACACGATGGAGGCCGTCCTGGAGGACGCCTACATTCTGATCCATGACAAGAAGATCTCGGCAATGAAGGACTTGCTGCCGATTCTGGAGAAGGTGGTCCAGACGGGCAAGCCGCTGCTCATCATTGCCGAGGATGTGGAAGGTGAAGCGCTGGCTACGCTGGTTGTCAACAAGCTGCGTGGCGTGCTCAAGGTGGCGGCCGTTAAGGCGCCAGGCTTTGGCGATCGGCGCAAAGCCATGCTGGAAGACATTGCCATCCTGACGGGTGGTACGGTGGTCTCGGAAGAGAAAGGCTATCGCCTGGAGAACGCCACGCTCGACTATCTGGGCCAAGCGGAGCGGATCATTGTGGATAAGGACAACACGACGATCGTCGGTGGCAAGGGAGATCCGGCTCAGATTAAAGCGCGGGCCAACCAGATCCGCCAGCAAATCGAAGAGACCACAAGTGATTACGACCGCGAAAAGCTGCAGGAGCGCTTGGCGAAGCTCTCCGGTGGCGTAGCGGTGTTGAAGATCGGCGCAGCCACGGAGCCCGAAATGAAGGAGAAGAAGGCGCGCGTAGAGGATGCGCTGCATGCGACCCGCGCGGCTGTTGAAGAGGGCATCGTGCCTGGTGGTGGTGTAGCCTATATCCGGGCTATTCCGGCGCTCGACAAGGTTGAGGTTGAAAACGAAGACCAGAAGATCGGTGTACAGATTGTGCAGCGAGCGCTGGAAGAGCCCCTGCGGCAGATTGCCGAAAATGCGGGCTGGGAAGGCTCGATCGTCGTCCAGCGCGTCAAAGACGGCAAGGACGATTTTGGCTTCAATGCCCAGACCGAAGAGTTCGGCAACCTGCTGGAGCAGGGCGTGATCGACCCAACCAAGGTGGCGCGTACGGCGCTGGAAAACGCTGCCTCGGTAGCTGGGTTGCTACTGACCACAGAGGCTGTCGTGGCTGAAAAGCCGGAAAAGGAAAAAGCACCAGCTACGCCTAGTGCGGGAGACATGGACTTCTAA
- a CDS encoding histone H1, producing the protein MNRFEQLRDFVMGLEADFKKFYEKGNKAAGTRVRKAMQDLKKLAQEIRVEIQEKKNQM; encoded by the coding sequence ATGAACCGCTTTGAACAACTCCGTGATTTTGTCATGGGCCTGGAGGCTGATTTCAAAAAATTCTACGAAAAAGGCAACAAAGCAGCTGGTACGCGGGTGCGCAAAGCGATGCAAGACCTCAAAAAGCTGGCCCAAGAGATCCGCGTAGAAATTCAGGAGAAAAAGAACCAGATGTAA
- a CDS encoding sodium:solute symporter family protein — protein sequence MPLVLLGIGLYVLMQLFIGAWVSRRIRTEADYLLAGRSLGYGLTTFTVFATWFGAETCIGSAGSIYAEGLAGGTADPFGYGLCLLFMGLFFAVPLWRRGLTTLADLFRQRYSVRVERLAVLLLVPTGLLWAAAQIRAFGQVLAASSGWNVELTITLAALVVIVYTISGGLLADAWTDLIQGIALIIGLGVLGVAVWQQQGEMLLQVPAERINPFHGYDSWWDAAEAWAIPVFGSVLSAELVSRILGARSAEVARRSSLIASGIYLLVGLIPVSLGLMGPMILPGLEHPEQLLPRLAGQYLPTLLYVAFAGALVSAILSTVDSALLVASSLVSHNLVVPLLPGLSERQKVWIARGGVALFGVIAYIMALYAEGVYALVEEASAFGSAGLFVVILFGLFSRYGGEWTALATLGAGITSWVLGAYIFEWPHPYLTSLGTAFSVYLLGMLLERMPIRAESVSTS from the coding sequence ATGCCACTGGTTCTTTTGGGGATAGGCCTCTATGTGCTCATGCAACTCTTTATAGGGGCCTGGGTCTCTCGGCGCATTCGTACAGAAGCCGACTACTTGCTTGCCGGACGTAGCTTAGGCTATGGTTTGACGACCTTTACGGTGTTTGCTACGTGGTTTGGAGCCGAGACCTGTATTGGTTCCGCAGGATCTATTTACGCCGAAGGTCTGGCTGGAGGAACAGCAGATCCTTTTGGCTATGGGCTTTGTTTGCTGTTCATGGGGCTGTTTTTTGCGGTGCCGCTTTGGCGACGTGGCCTAACCACGCTGGCCGACCTGTTTCGGCAGCGTTACAGCGTTCGGGTTGAGCGTTTAGCCGTGCTGCTATTGGTGCCTACCGGACTGCTGTGGGCTGCTGCACAAATCCGTGCCTTTGGGCAGGTGCTGGCTGCTTCTTCGGGGTGGAATGTTGAGCTGACGATCACGTTGGCGGCTTTGGTGGTGATTGTTTACACCATCTCTGGTGGGCTGCTAGCCGATGCGTGGACCGACCTCATCCAAGGGATTGCGTTGATTATTGGCCTAGGGGTACTGGGCGTTGCGGTATGGCAGCAACAGGGCGAAATGCTGCTGCAGGTGCCTGCCGAACGCATCAACCCCTTTCACGGCTATGATAGCTGGTGGGATGCGGCAGAAGCATGGGCGATTCCTGTCTTTGGCTCGGTGCTTTCGGCTGAGCTTGTATCGCGCATTTTGGGGGCTCGATCTGCAGAAGTTGCTCGACGCTCTTCCCTGATAGCCTCAGGTATTTACTTGCTGGTAGGACTGATCCCGGTTTCCTTAGGGCTGATGGGGCCTATGATTCTTCCTGGGCTAGAGCATCCGGAACAACTCCTGCCGCGCTTGGCTGGGCAATACCTGCCAACGCTGCTTTACGTCGCTTTTGCTGGGGCCCTGGTATCGGCCATTTTGTCGACGGTCGACAGTGCATTGCTGGTAGCTTCCTCTTTGGTTTCCCATAACCTAGTGGTTCCTCTGCTTCCCGGGCTTTCAGAGCGGCAAAAGGTGTGGATTGCTCGAGGGGGGGTAGCCCTCTTTGGGGTGATCGCATATATCATGGCCCTCTATGCTGAGGGTGTGTATGCTTTGGTTGAAGAAGCTTCGGCGTTTGGCAGTGCTGGCTTGTTTGTGGTAATCCTGTTTGGGCTGTTTTCACGCTATGGCGGGGAGTGGACGGCACTAGCCACTCTGGGAGCCGGGATTACCAGTTGGGTTTTAGGTGCTTACATTTTTGAGTGGCCCCATCCGTATCTCACTTCGCTGGGCACGGCATTCTCGGTTTATCTGCTAGGGATGTTGCTGGAACGGATGCCGATACGTGCCGAATCGGTATCCACTTCTTAA